One Methylorubrum extorquens genomic window, AGCGTGAAGGCGCAACTGTCGCTGGCAGCCGTATTCCCGGTCATGCTGTTCGTCACGCTGACGGTCATCATGATCCAGGTCCGGTCGTTCTCCGCCATGTTCATGGTGTTCGCGACCGCCCCGCTCGGGCTGGTGGGGGCCGCGCCGACGCTGCTGATCTTCGGGCAACCCTTCGGCTTCAACGCGATCCTCGGCCTGATCGCGCTGTCGGGCATCCTGATGCGCAACACCCTGATCCTCGTGGACCAGATCCACCACGATCAGGCCGCGGGGCTGTCGGACTACGACGCCATCGTCGAATCGACCGTGCGGCGGGCGCGCCCCGTCATCCTGACGGCGGCGGCCGCGATGCTGGCCTTCATCCCGCTCACCCACTCGGTGTTCTGGGGAGCGCTCGCCTACGTGCTGATCGGCGGCGTCGGCGTCGGCACGCTGCTGACCCTGCTGTTCCTGCCCGCGCTTTACGCCCTCTGGTTCCGCGTCGTGCGGGAACCGCGCAGGGACGAGGCTGCCTCTCGCGCAGGCTCGGTGCCGATGCCCGCCAAACCCTGATACGGGCCGCCCCCTTCGATGCCCCGTCTTCGGGGCATCCCGAGATCGCGCGTTCGTCCGTCGAGCGTGCGATGCGTCGACCGGCCTGCGCTTCCGCTCACCTCGCGTAGGCCGGTCGATCAGCTTTCTTCACAGCATTGGAGCGCTCCGGGGAAGCTCAACACCCATCGCCACTTCAATACATGACTCATTGCATCTATATGATCATCTTCAACGGCGAAGGACGGTAGGATGCCCAGGGTCTCGCAGGAGCAAGCCAAGCTCAACCGAGAGCGTGTCGTCGAGGTCGCGTCCGCCCTGTTCCGGGAGCGTGGCCTGCACGGGATCGGCGTCGTGGACATCATGGCGGCCGCCGGCCTGACCCATGGCGGCTTCTACGGCCAGTTCGCCAACAAGGAAGCCCTTGCGGCCGAGGCGTTCGACGCGGCGATCGGCAACGAATACCGGGCGAACCTCGACACCTTCATCGAGAACTACCTCTCCCTCGGACACGTCCGGACACCCGGGAAAGGCTGCCCCGTCGCGGCCCTGGTGAACGACGTGGGGCGC contains:
- a CDS encoding TetR/AcrR family transcriptional regulator — its product is MPRVSQEQAKLNRERVVEVASALFRERGLHGIGVVDIMAAAGLTHGGFYGQFANKEALAAEAFDAAIGNEYRANLDTFIENYLSLGHVRTPGKGCPVAALVNDVGREPAGSALRSRFTHAVKGLAGLIADRLPKSSKERRRQRSLVALSTMVGAVVLARGVDDEALADELLKAARTTVTG